From the Acidilutibacter cellobiosedens genome, one window contains:
- a CDS encoding 23S rRNA (pseudouridine(1915)-N(3))-methyltransferase RlmH gives MKIDKHGEQLSSEQLAEKVAQIGVSGNSHITIFLGEDDIEADYVLSISRMDIDINILLIIIYEQIYRAYRIINNAPYHK, from the coding sequence ATTAAAATCGATAAACATGGTGAGCAACTATCTTCAGAACAATTAGCGGAGAAAGTTGCGCAAATAGGTGTAAGTGGTAATAGTCATATTACTATATTTTTGGGTGAGGATGATATCGAAGCAGACTATGTATTATCTATTTCCCGGATGGATATTGATATTAATATATTATTAATTATTATTTATGAACAAATTTACAGGGCTTACCGTATCATTAACAATGCACCTTACCACAAATAG
- a CDS encoding helix-turn-helix domain-containing protein: protein MAKQYDKQFKLDAIQYYQDHKDLGLIGCAENLGISQQSLSRWKKGLEQSGEIVCRGSGNYSSDDEKEIACLKRELRDTKDALDVLKKAISILGR, encoded by the coding sequence ATGGCTAAACAATATGATAAACAATTCAAACTGGATGCAATCCAGTATTATCAGGATCACAAGGATCTTGGCCTTATAGGTTGTGCTGAAAACCTTGGTATCAGCCAGCAGAGCCTTTCCAGATGGAAGAAGGGACTTGAACAAAGTGGAGAGATTGTGTGCCGTGGCTCCGGGAATTATTCTTCCGACGATGAAAAAGAAATAGCATGTCTTAAGCGTGAACTTCGTGACACAAAGGATGCCCTTGATGTCTTAAAAAAAGCTATAAGCATTCTGGGAAGATAA
- a CDS encoding IS3 family transposase has protein sequence MLKILGVSRSGYLAWQKRVPSDTQKRKEAVKVKIKDIYDDSKQNYGAPKITQKLQQEGETISERTVGKYMKEMGIKAQ, from the coding sequence ATGCTGAAAATTTTAGGCGTTTCACGCTCTGGATACCTTGCCTGGCAGAAACGTGTGCCCTCTGATACACAAAAGCGCAAAGAGGCTGTTAAAGTTAAAATCAAGGATATATACGATGATTCAAAGCAGAATTATGGTGCACCAAAGATTACCCAAAAGCTTCAGCAGGAAGGTGAAACCATCTCTGAACGTACCGTAGGCAAATATATGAAGGAAATGGGTATTAAAGCTCAGTAG
- a CDS encoding IS3 family transposase, which translates to MKPWTATAKDSDFSTKLHNILDEKFNPDRPNAVWYSDITYIWATRGFVYLISIMDLYSRKITAWMLSKTMEVSCVINTINKAKARRNTDLPLILHSDRRSQYVSNEYIKAAAKMQRSYSKKAFPWDNACIESFHAIIKREWLNRFKIRNYQQAYKLVFEYIEAFYNTKRIHSHCDYMSPDDFEKLYAKVQNDSLLLAG; encoded by the coding sequence ATAAAGCCATGGACTGCAACAGCCAAAGATTCCGATTTTAGTACGAAGCTTCATAATATTCTTGATGAGAAATTCAACCCTGACCGTCCAAATGCAGTATGGTACAGCGATATTACTTATATCTGGGCAACAAGAGGATTCGTCTATCTAATAAGCATTATGGATCTATATTCCAGAAAAATCACTGCATGGATGCTTTCAAAAACGATGGAAGTTTCCTGCGTAATAAATACAATAAACAAAGCTAAAGCGAGGAGAAATACAGACCTGCCACTTATTTTACATAGTGACCGCAGAAGCCAGTATGTTTCCAATGAATATATAAAAGCTGCTGCTAAAATGCAGAGAAGCTATTCAAAAAAGGCTTTTCCATGGGATAATGCCTGTATTGAATCGTTTCATGCAATAATCAAACGTGAGTGGCTAAATCGATTTAAAATTCGTAATTATCAACAGGCATACAAGCTTGTATTTGAATATATTGAAGCCTTTTATAATACAAAACGAATTCACAGTCATTGCGACTATATGTCACCGGATGATTTCGAGAAGCTGTATGCTAAAGTACAGAATGACAGCTTACTATTAGCTGGTTAA
- a CDS encoding type I restriction-modification enzyme R subunit C-terminal domain-containing protein, which yields MNSLENGMKQDRKEAIIKELEERGVFFEELKDEVGKDLDPFDLICHIAFDMPPLTRRERANNVMKKNYFTKYGESAREVLVICQDLVQIKMRKISSY from the coding sequence ATGAATTCCTTAGAAAATGGAATGAAGCAAGATAGAAAAGAGGCAATCATAAAGGAATTAGAAGAACGAGGAGTATTTTTTGAAGAACTGAAAGATGAGGTAGGAAAAGATTTAGACCCCTTTGATTTGATTTGCCACATAGCCTTTGACATGCCTCCTCTCACAAGAAGAGAAAGGGCTAATAATGTAATGAAAAAAAACTATTTTACAAAGTATGGCGAGAGTGCGAGGGAAGTATTGGTCATATGTCAAGATTTAGTACAAATTAAAATGAGAAAAATATCCTCATATTAA
- the hsdR gene encoding EcoAI/FtnUII family type I restriction enzme subunit R, with amino-acid sequence MNKKDLSERDICSKYITPALINAGWDLERQIREEVTFTDGRIIVRKKLVTRGERKRADYILYYKSNIPLAIIEAKDNKHPVGAGMQQALDYAEILDIPFAFSSNGDAFLEHDRTIKEGKKEREIPLNRFPSPEELWNRYKSAKGITEKEEAIVTQEYYFEQDGKTPRYYQRIAINRTIEAIAKGQKRILLVMATGTGKTYTAFQIIYRLWKSRAKKRILFLADRNILVDQTMANDFKYFGDKMTKITNRKIDKAHEIYLALYQGISGENEFKNVYKQFSPDFFDLVIIDECHRGSAKEDSAWREILEYFSPATQIGLTATPKETKDVSNIEYFGEPIYVYSLKQGIEDGFLAPYKVIRVILDRDVEGYRPEKGKRDKYGFEIEDREYNIKDFDKNLVIENRTEIVAKKVSDYLKKNNSRFAKTIFFCVDIEHAERMRQALVNENADLVAENPKYVMRITGDNEEGKAELDNFIDPASKYPVLVTTSKLMTTGVDAQTCQFIVLDANINSMIEFKQIIGRGTRIREDYGKQYFTIIDFRGVTKLFADPDFDGDPVSVKTTKGDIPTEDEEEGIGGVGKPDEDYNTEDGNKGDIPHDIIEGGNINETPAKYYVDDVPVKVIHERVYYYDKNGKLITESLVSYTRKNLKNEFKTLDEFLRKWNEAR; translated from the coding sequence GTGAACAAGAAGGATTTATCTGAAAGGGATATATGTTCTAAATACATAACCCCCGCTTTAATAAATGCAGGATGGGATTTAGAAAGACAAATTAGAGAAGAAGTTACCTTTACCGACGGAAGAATTATCGTCAGAAAAAAATTGGTTACAAGAGGAGAAAGGAAAAGAGCAGATTATATACTATATTATAAATCCAATATACCTCTTGCTATCATAGAAGCAAAAGACAATAAGCATCCAGTAGGGGCTGGTATGCAGCAAGCATTGGATTACGCTGAAATACTGGATATTCCTTTTGCCTTTTCAAGTAATGGAGATGCATTTTTAGAACACGACAGAACTATTAAAGAAGGGAAAAAAGAAAGAGAAATACCTCTTAACCGGTTCCCATCTCCTGAGGAATTGTGGAATAGATATAAAAGTGCAAAAGGAATCACTGAGAAAGAAGAAGCAATCGTTACACAGGAATATTATTTTGAGCAAGATGGAAAGACTCCTAGATATTACCAGCGAATTGCTATAAACAGAACGATAGAGGCGATTGCCAAAGGACAAAAGCGAATTCTGCTTGTTATGGCTACTGGTACTGGGAAAACTTATACAGCCTTCCAAATTATCTATAGGCTTTGGAAATCAAGGGCTAAAAAGAGAATCCTATTTTTAGCCGATAGAAATATATTGGTAGACCAGACGATGGCAAATGATTTTAAATATTTCGGCGATAAAATGACGAAAATCACTAACAGAAAGATAGATAAAGCCCATGAAATTTATTTGGCACTATATCAAGGAATTTCAGGTGAAAATGAATTTAAAAATGTATATAAGCAATTCTCACCAGACTTTTTTGATTTAGTTATTATTGACGAGTGCCATAGAGGAAGTGCCAAAGAGGATTCCGCCTGGAGGGAAATTTTGGAATACTTTTCTCCTGCCACCCAAATAGGGCTTACGGCAACACCTAAGGAAACAAAGGACGTGTCTAATATAGAATACTTTGGTGAACCTATTTACGTCTACTCATTAAAGCAGGGAATCGAAGATGGTTTCCTTGCTCCATACAAGGTTATAAGAGTAATATTGGATAGAGATGTAGAAGGTTATAGGCCCGAAAAAGGGAAAAGGGACAAGTATGGCTTTGAAATTGAAGATAGAGAATATAATATAAAGGATTTTGATAAAAACTTAGTCATTGAAAACCGGACAGAGATTGTTGCCAAAAAAGTGTCTGATTACTTAAAAAAGAATAATTCCAGGTTTGCAAAGACAATTTTCTTTTGTGTAGATATTGAGCATGCTGAAAGAATGAGACAGGCACTTGTCAATGAAAATGCGGATTTAGTAGCGGAGAATCCCAAATATGTCATGAGAATTACAGGGGATAACGAAGAAGGAAAGGCTGAACTGGATAATTTTATTGACCCTGCAAGCAAATACCCTGTTTTGGTTACAACAAGCAAACTAATGACAACTGGAGTAGATGCTCAGACTTGCCAGTTCATTGTATTAGATGCTAATATCAATAGTATGATTGAATTCAAACAAATCATAGGTAGGGGTACAAGAATAAGAGAAGATTATGGAAAGCAATATTTTACCATTATAGACTTCAGAGGAGTTACTAAATTATTTGCAGACCCAGACTTCGATGGAGACCCTGTAAGCGTTAAAACTACGAAAGGAGACATTCCTACAGAAGACGAGGAAGAAGGTATAGGTGGAGTAGGAAAACCAGACGAGGACTATAATACTGAAGATGGTAACAAAGGTGATATTCCTCACGATATTATAGAGGGCGGGAATATAAATGAAACTCCGGCCAAGTACTATGTAGATGATGTTCCTGTAAAGGTAATACATGAGAGGGTTTATTATTACGATAAAAATGGCAAATTGATAACTGAATCACTGGTTTCCTACACCAGGAAAAACTTAAAAAATGAATTTAAAACCCTTGATGAATTCCTTAGAAAATGGAATGAAGCAAGATAG
- a CDS encoding recombinase family protein — MLNELFIDQLRERVKAGLEKSVQAGNYFGGPAPHGYRYEFYSTSQQENNDFKQDKKTKKKDIKKRLVIDENEKQIIELIFHLFTDEKHSIKNVAQYLNLNGYRTRQGKQFATATVQKILENPLYCGRLFWAKRKQKKKTDAGVRIWEKTTIYDIDLHDLPVGNHEPIITEEFFLQTLERLRDRRKIRKNLDMAEAMSAITKQEYFDAHKKMFINILHCPNCGGKMTSSLQPSPILADGTRKPAKVYYKCSTFNAGKDYCDGYYSVQEERVFNLIKEDFFKRLKEAFLLVKEYQNYLKERNGTKEEMLYDAEVGKIKDEIKNLEKNESRLLTRLDNLIDRQLEEEIGSLKYNRIEKMIKDTEKEIEKVKKLKEEQQKKILQAERRREALLSEAKEQEDFENIEEYFHSLTLLQKRELLEKIYSKIVIDTISNAKFGPKRLRLKEVIYNQYSSVYGLCKILGVQDFHEFNEYLKTKGRQELNLLERYFGDAEEYIAETQKHNHSVKFKQYFEEMDAAIDKFNDEFIEQFIDESFEKTGQVSEKTLDEVMQDVDKTYEEFKFKYFLKKILQNKNALT; from the coding sequence ATGTTAAATGAACTTTTCATCGACCAGTTGAGAGAACGTGTTAAGGCTGGTTTAGAAAAATCAGTGCAGGCCGGAAACTACTTTGGTGGCCCCGCACCGCATGGTTATCGATACGAATTTTATTCTACAAGTCAACAAGAAAATAATGATTTCAAACAAGATAAAAAAACAAAAAAGAAGGATATAAAAAAACGATTAGTAATAGATGAAAATGAAAAACAAATTATAGAACTTATATTTCATCTCTTTACAGATGAGAAACACAGTATAAAAAATGTTGCACAATACCTTAATCTCAATGGCTATCGAACAAGGCAAGGTAAACAATTTGCAACTGCTACTGTCCAAAAAATTCTGGAGAACCCTTTGTATTGTGGGCGATTGTTTTGGGCTAAGAGAAAACAAAAGAAAAAGACAGATGCAGGCGTAAGAATTTGGGAAAAAACAACTATCTATGATATAGATTTACATGACTTACCAGTCGGCAATCATGAACCTATTATAACAGAAGAATTCTTTTTACAAACACTTGAAAGATTGCGTGATAGAAGAAAAATACGAAAAAACTTGGACATGGCAGAAGCAATGTCTGCAATTACAAAACAGGAATATTTTGATGCACATAAAAAGATGTTTATAAATATACTTCACTGTCCGAATTGTGGTGGTAAAATGACTTCAAGTTTACAACCATCTCCCATATTGGCTGACGGTACAAGAAAACCTGCGAAAGTGTATTACAAATGCAGTACATTCAACGCAGGAAAAGATTATTGTGATGGATACTATAGCGTTCAAGAGGAAAGAGTATTCAACCTGATTAAAGAAGATTTCTTCAAAAGGCTGAAAGAGGCTTTTTTACTTGTTAAAGAGTATCAAAACTACTTAAAAGAAAGAAATGGAACAAAAGAAGAAATGCTTTATGATGCAGAAGTAGGCAAAATTAAAGACGAAATCAAAAATCTTGAGAAAAATGAAAGTAGGCTTCTTACAAGGCTGGATAATCTAATAGATAGACAGTTAGAGGAAGAAATAGGTTCTTTAAAATACAATCGTATAGAAAAGATGATAAAAGATACAGAAAAAGAAATAGAAAAAGTTAAAAAATTAAAGGAAGAACAACAAAAAAAGATACTACAAGCAGAAAGACGAAGAGAAGCATTACTTTCAGAAGCAAAAGAGCAGGAGGACTTTGAGAATATAGAAGAATATTTTCATTCTTTAACTCTTCTACAAAAAAGAGAGTTGCTTGAAAAGATTTACAGCAAAATTGTAATAGATACTATTTCAAATGCGAAATTTGGCCCTAAACGGCTAAGACTGAAAGAAGTTATATATAATCAATACAGCAGTGTATATGGATTATGTAAAATTTTGGGTGTACAGGATTTCCATGAGTTTAACGAGTATCTTAAAACTAAAGGTCGGCAGGAACTTAATTTGCTAGAAAGATATTTTGGAGATGCTGAAGAATATATAGCAGAAACTCAAAAACATAATCATAGTGTAAAATTTAAACAGTATTTTGAAGAAATGGATGCTGCTATAGATAAATTTAATGATGAGTTCATAGAACAATTTATTGATGAAAGTTTTGAGAAAACCGGGCAAGTGTCAGAAAAGACACTTGATGAAGTGATGCAAGATGTTGATAAAACATATGAGGAATTTAAATTTAAGTATTTCTTAAAAAAAATACTGCAAAATAAAAATGCTCTTACCTAA
- a CDS encoding recombinase family protein: MGKIAIYPRVSSEKQASEDRYSLAVQKERCEALLISQGYKREDFVYYCDAGISGITIEERDELKELLKRLQEPDNNIEGVCCYDLSRISRSISHTLEIFKLLKENNLRLFTCDGAFMGI, from the coding sequence ATGGGTAAGATAGCAATTTACCCAAGAGTTTCATCAGAGAAGCAAGCAAGTGAGGATAGATATTCACTTGCTGTGCAAAAAGAACGATGTGAAGCCTTGCTTATATCACAAGGTTACAAAAGAGAGGATTTTGTTTATTATTGTGACGCAGGAATTTCTGGCATAACAATTGAAGAAAGAGACGAATTAAAAGAATTATTAAAACGACTGCAGGAACCTGATAACAATATTGAAGGCGTTTGTTGCTATGATTTATCCCGTATAAGCCGTTCTATTAGTCACACTTTAGAGATTTTCAAACTTCTCAAAGAGAATAATTTGCGTTTGTTTACTTGTGATGGGGCATTCATGGGGATATAA
- a CDS encoding NADH:flavin oxidoreductase — MFYLGEPLTYSKFQLKNRLVMPPMATAKSDEDGRISQDILDYYDEKSRGGYISLVIIEHSYVSQQGKANHNQISVAEDYLVEDLKKLADIIHGNGSKTVMQINHAGSETLREVIGMEPVGPSPVKNPSRKDTAIPQELSKNDIERIIDDFKHAAVRVKNAGFDGVELHSAHGYLLNQFLSPITNKRTDEYGGGIEGRVKIHSEIIRAVRKAVGEDFPILLRFGATDHMEGGITTEDIKTAAEIFERAGVDMLDISGGMCRYTIPGVNEPGYFSPQSEAIKEVVSIPVILTGGIKTADEAEAILREKKADLIGVGRAIYRDSNWARNAMER, encoded by the coding sequence ATGTTTTATTTGGGTGAACCACTTACGTATAGTAAATTTCAATTAAAAAACAGACTAGTTATGCCGCCTATGGCGACAGCAAAATCTGATGAAGACGGAAGGATCAGCCAAGATATTTTAGATTATTATGACGAAAAGTCGAGGGGAGGATATATATCTCTTGTTATTATTGAACACAGTTATGTTTCTCAGCAGGGGAAGGCAAACCATAACCAGATTTCCGTTGCCGAGGATTATTTAGTGGAAGATTTAAAGAAGTTGGCCGACATTATTCATGGGAATGGTTCCAAGACAGTTATGCAGATTAATCATGCCGGAAGTGAAACTTTAAGAGAAGTTATAGGAATGGAGCCGGTGGGGCCTTCACCAGTGAAAAATCCGTCGAGAAAAGATACGGCAATACCTCAAGAGTTATCAAAAAATGATATTGAAAGAATTATAGATGATTTTAAGCACGCTGCGGTTAGAGTAAAAAATGCCGGATTTGATGGTGTAGAGCTTCATTCTGCTCATGGATATTTATTAAACCAGTTTTTATCTCCTATTACAAATAAGAGGACTGATGAATATGGAGGGGGCATTGAAGGCAGGGTGAAAATTCATTCAGAGATCATAAGGGCAGTTCGCAAAGCGGTCGGAGAAGACTTTCCTATTCTTTTGCGTTTCGGTGCGACAGATCATATGGAAGGCGGAATTACAACAGAGGATATTAAAACCGCTGCTGAGATATTTGAAAGAGCCGGAGTTGATATGCTGGATATTTCAGGAGGAATGTGTAGATATACTATACCCGGTGTAAATGAACCGGGCTATTTTTCACCACAATCCGAAGCAATCAAAGAGGTTGTTTCTATTCCCGTAATCTTGACCGGTGGGATTAAGACAGCAGATGAAGCAGAAGCCATTCTTCGAGAAAAAAAGGCAGATTTGATCGGAGTAGGTAGAGCGATATATAGAGATTCCAATTGGGCCAGAAATGCTATGGAAAGGTAA
- a CDS encoding DNA-3-methyladenine glycosylase I: MNRCDWCKSDELYIKYHDEEWGVPVHDDKKHFEFLLLESAQSGLSWITILRKRENYRKAYDNFDPEKVACYDEEKIEELLTNPGIIRNKKKIQSSITNARRFIEIQREFGSFDNYIWNFVNWRPVINSYQDISEIPATSDLSDLISKDLKKRGFKFLGSITVYAHLQATGIVNDHIDSCFRKNCSTIKG, encoded by the coding sequence ATGAATAGATGTGATTGGTGCAAATCAGATGAACTTTATATAAAATATCATGACGAGGAATGGGGAGTACCTGTTCATGATGATAAAAAACATTTTGAATTTTTGTTGCTGGAATCAGCTCAATCTGGTTTAAGCTGGATAACTATCTTAAGGAAAAGAGAAAATTACAGAAAGGCCTATGATAATTTTGACCCAGAGAAGGTAGCTTGTTATGATGAGGAAAAGATTGAAGAATTGCTTACAAATCCGGGAATTATCAGAAATAAAAAGAAAATCCAATCTTCTATCACTAATGCAAGGAGATTTATAGAGATACAAAGAGAATTTGGCAGTTTTGATAATTATATTTGGAATTTTGTAAACTGGAGACCTGTTATCAATAGCTACCAAGACATATCGGAAATACCGGCGACTTCGGATTTATCAGATTTAATAAGCAAAGATTTGAAGAAAAGGGGTTTTAAATTTTTAGGTTCTATTACGGTCTACGCTCACCTGCAAGCTACAGGTATTGTCAATGATCACATAGACTCATGCTTTAGAAAAAATTGTTCTACAATTAAGGGATAA
- a CDS encoding DUF4491 family protein, whose protein sequence is MNYYGVIIGIGTFLIIGILHPVVIKAEYYIGSRVWPLFLITGLLCVCLSFFSDMLILSSLLSILGFSLLWSIRELFEQERRVKKGWFPKNPKRDQMIYKSPQSRIRN, encoded by the coding sequence ATGAATTACTATGGAGTGATTATAGGAATCGGGACGTTTTTAATTATTGGAATCTTACATCCGGTTGTTATAAAGGCAGAATATTACATAGGCTCAAGAGTATGGCCGTTGTTCTTGATAACAGGTTTATTATGTGTTTGTTTATCGTTTTTTTCTGATATGTTGATTTTATCGTCACTTTTATCTATATTAGGATTTTCGTTACTGTGGAGCATTCGAGAGCTTTTTGAACAAGAGAGAAGGGTAAAAAAAGGATGGTTTCCAAAGAATCCAAAGAGAGACCAAATGATATATAAATCTCCACAAAGCAGGATTAGAAATTGA
- the hcp gene encoding hydroxylamine reductase, which yields MSNMFCFQCEQTAGCKGCTGTQGVCGKKEDTAILQDELTGALIGLARVADVSEPTSSTHRAMIEGLFTTVTNVNFDNNAVQRQIDAVRRERKKLTSQCSSVEYDMKELWNESEDIRSLKSLILFGLRGMAAYAFHALVLGYTDNEVNQFFYKGLRAVGDDLGMDELFPIVMETGKVNLKCMELLDKANTETYGNPIPTTVPLKIEKGPFIVISGHDLRDLYLLLEQTKGKGINIYTHGEMLPAHAYPKLKAYSHLKGNFGTAWQNQQKEFANIPAPVLFTTNCLMPVKDSYRDRIFTTEVVAYPNMVHIGEDKDFTPVIEKALELGGYKEDKIMLGINGGTQVTTGFGHGTVLSVADKVVDSIKNGDIKHIFLVGGCDGAKPGRNYYTEFVKKAPKDSIILTLACGKYRFNDLDLGSINGLPRLMDMGQCNDAYSAIRVAVALAGVFKCNVNDLPLTLVLSWYEQKAVCILLSLLSLGIKNIYIGPSLPAFISPGVLDVLVNNYSLTPVSTPEEDLKNILG from the coding sequence ATGTCAAATATGTTTTGTTTTCAATGTGAGCAAACTGCAGGTTGCAAAGGTTGTACCGGAACACAAGGTGTATGCGGCAAAAAAGAGGATACCGCTATTTTACAGGATGAATTAACCGGAGCTCTTATAGGTCTTGCTCGTGTGGCAGATGTTAGTGAACCTACTTCATCCACTCATCGTGCTATGATTGAAGGACTTTTTACTACTGTTACCAATGTAAATTTTGATAATAATGCAGTACAGCGTCAGATTGATGCGGTCCGCCGAGAAAGGAAAAAGCTGACTTCACAGTGTAGTAGTGTTGAGTATGATATGAAAGAATTGTGGAATGAAAGTGAAGATATCCGCTCTCTTAAATCCCTTATTCTCTTTGGGCTTCGAGGAATGGCAGCCTATGCTTTTCATGCATTGGTATTAGGATATACGGACAATGAGGTTAATCAGTTCTTTTACAAAGGATTACGGGCTGTTGGAGATGATTTAGGAATGGATGAATTGTTTCCTATTGTGATGGAGACCGGGAAGGTAAATCTTAAATGTATGGAACTGTTGGATAAAGCCAATACTGAAACATACGGGAATCCGATTCCTACTACTGTTCCATTGAAGATTGAAAAAGGGCCCTTTATTGTAATTTCCGGACATGATCTCCGTGATCTGTATTTATTACTGGAACAGACTAAGGGGAAAGGTATTAATATTTATACTCATGGAGAGATGCTTCCGGCTCATGCTTATCCAAAATTAAAAGCATATTCTCATTTAAAAGGGAATTTTGGTACTGCATGGCAGAATCAGCAGAAGGAATTCGCAAACATCCCTGCTCCTGTACTATTTACTACGAACTGTTTAATGCCTGTAAAGGATAGTTATCGAGACCGTATTTTTACTACTGAAGTAGTAGCTTATCCAAATATGGTTCATATAGGAGAAGATAAAGATTTTACTCCGGTTATAGAGAAAGCGCTGGAGTTAGGAGGATACAAGGAAGATAAGATTATGTTAGGCATTAACGGCGGTACTCAAGTGACTACAGGTTTTGGGCATGGTACAGTGTTATCCGTTGCCGATAAAGTGGTTGATTCAATAAAAAACGGTGATATTAAGCATATTTTTTTAGTCGGAGGATGTGATGGTGCAAAACCCGGACGTAATTATTATACCGAATTTGTTAAGAAGGCACCTAAAGATAGCATTATTTTAACTCTTGCTTGTGGTAAATACCGTTTTAATGATTTGGATTTGGGCAGCATCAACGGATTACCTCGACTAATGGATATGGGGCAGTGCAATGACGCTTATAGTGCTATTCGTGTAGCCGTTGCTTTAGCGGGAGTATTTAAATGTAATGTAAATGACTTACCGTTGACTTTAGTTTTATCCTGGTATGAACAGAAAGCAGTTTGTATCCTATTATCACTTTTATCTCTTGGCATCAAAAATATTTATATTGGGCCGTCACTTCCGGCATTTATATCTCCAGGAGTTCTTGATGTTTTAGTAAATAATTATAGTTTGACACCTGTATCTACGCCGGAAGAAGATTTAAAAAATATTCTTGGTTAA
- a CDS encoding cupin domain-containing protein, which translates to MEEVFIKNILHETVLSLADQVQVQPGQIVSKTLAQNEYVSITLFAFDKNEEISTHDSDGDAMVTVLEGNGLFVVDGKEHLVKKGETLVMPANKPHRVFAKEMFKMMLTVIFPFEKSNQKNQIKMEG; encoded by the coding sequence ATGGAAGAAGTTTTTATTAAAAATATTTTGCATGAAACAGTGTTATCATTGGCAGATCAAGTGCAGGTTCAACCAGGACAAATTGTCAGTAAAACATTGGCACAGAATGAGTACGTAAGTATTACATTATTTGCCTTTGATAAAAACGAGGAAATTAGTACTCATGATTCAGATGGTGATGCTATGGTGACTGTTTTAGAAGGTAACGGCCTATTTGTAGTAGATGGTAAAGAGCATCTGGTAAAAAAAGGGGAGACATTGGTTATGCCTGCCAATAAACCTCACAGAGTTTTTGCTAAGGAAATGTTTAAGATGATGTTGACTGTTATATTTCCGTTTGAAAAAAGTAATCAAAAAAATCAAATAAAAATGGAGGGGTAA
- a CDS encoding ATP-binding protein produces MKSKNQGKRKDETVMIRKIIKIDETKCNGCGMCADACNEGAIAIINGKAKLIRDDYCDGLGNCLPVCPTGAISFEEREALAYNEEAVNHRIGGCPGSMAKAIQPKPESVDNFEAVQSKLMQWPVQIKLVPVNAPYFNNANLLIAADCTAFAYGDFHRKFIKNHITLIGCPKLDEGDYAEKLTEIFKNNNIKSVKVVRMQVPCCGGIENAVKKALINSKKMIPWQVVIISIDGQILEE; encoded by the coding sequence ATGAAATCGAAAAATCAAGGAAAGAGAAAGGATGAAACGGTTATGATTCGTAAAATTATAAAAATTGATGAAACGAAATGTAATGGCTGTGGAATGTGTGCTGATGCTTGTAATGAAGGAGCTATTGCAATTATAAATGGTAAAGCGAAACTTATCCGTGATGATTACTGCGACGGATTGGGAAATTGTCTACCCGTTTGTCCGACTGGGGCTATATCCTTTGAAGAGCGGGAAGCTTTGGCATATAACGAAGAAGCGGTTAATCACCGCATTGGAGGCTGTCCCGGCAGTATGGCAAAGGCAATCCAGCCAAAGCCTGAATCTGTCGATAATTTTGAAGCCGTACAAAGCAAACTTATGCAGTGGCCTGTACAAATTAAATTGGTTCCGGTAAATGCACCTTATTTTAATAATGCGAACTTGCTTATAGCTGCGGACTGTACTGCATTTGCCTATGGTGATTTTCACCGTAAGTTTATTAAGAATCACATTACTTTAATTGGATGTCCCAAGTTAGACGAAGGCGATTATGCTGAAAAGTTAACAGAAATATTTAAGAATAACAATATAAAAAGTGTTAAGGTAGTTCGTATGCAGGTACCATGTTGTGGCGGTATCGAAAATGCGGTAAAGAAAGCACTTATTAACAGTAAAAAAATGATTCCGTGGCAGGTTGTAATTATATCTATAGATGGTCAAATTTTAGAAGAATAG